The Apus apus isolate bApuApu2 chromosome 8, bApuApu2.pri.cur, whole genome shotgun sequence genome has a window encoding:
- the LOC127387810 gene encoding LOW QUALITY PROTEIN: lysosomal amino acid transporter 1 homolog (The sequence of the model RefSeq protein was modified relative to this genomic sequence to represent the inferred CDS: inserted 1 base in 1 codon) yields the protein MANVFFTLAVFMSLNLAGSFGSLEITVTSSIRLDAXFSQRIFSPGKRICGFAWGKNGGRNQLLGLNLSPGMMAPQLHTHAFNTSPVENGRLCVNGTPWIWHLLEECVENVGEYWSVVTGLVSIACFLFAALPQIYLACQNGRVDQALSLGFLLCWIAGDLTNFIGCYLTHQLPIQIVTAIFYVNMDIIMISQFVYYKLKNQKMTKCSKSLRNFCVTWIVVCTALWVTLLCQLALRNQAQSTGIRRSNSSLDMIEMSGFICGYISCVFYLGSRFPQLYKNYQRRSTEGTSYLLFALAMMGNCTYGLSLVFKMPAAKPLRALYLLHHLPWLIGSFGVLFLDIFVTVQFLLYHQQKEREAGLVALEVEPLLVSEETG from the exons ATGGCTAATGTCTTCTTCACACTGGCTGTATTTATGTCTTTGAATTTGGCAGGTTCATTTGGGAGTCTGGAAATAACTGTGACCTCCAGCATCCGTCTGGATG GATTTTCTCAGCGGATATTCAGCCCTGGTAAAAGGATTTGTGGATTTGCGTGGGGTAAAAACGGAGGCAGAAATCAACTTCTGGGATTGAATCTCAGTCCAGGAATGATGGCTCCTCAGCTCCATACACATGCTTTCAATACCTCCCCGGTAGAGAACGGGAGGTTGTGCGTAAATGGAACACCATGGATTTGGCATCTCCTGGAAGAATGTGTGGAGAACGTGGGGGAGTATTGGAGCGTTGTCACAGGACTGGTGTCCATTGCCTGCTTTCTGTTTGCTGCACTCCC TCAAATTTACCTTGCCTGTCAGAATGGAAGAGTGGACCAAGCTCTGTCTCTGGGCTTCCTGCTGTGTTGGATAGCTGGAGATCTTACCAATTTCATAGGCTGCTATTTAACACATCAACTGCCCATCCAG ATTGTCACTGCCATTTTTTATGTTAACATGGATATAATTATGATTTCCCAATTTGTCTACTACAAGCTCAAGAATCAGAAGATGACAAAAT GCAGCAAAAGCCTGAGGAATTTCTGTGTCACCTGGATCGTGGTGTGCACAGCACTGTGGGTCACTTTACTCTGTCAGCTGGCCCTAAGAAACCAGGCCCAGAGCACAGGCATCAGGAGGAGTAAT agctCTCTGGATATGATTGAAATGTCAGGCTTCATTTGTGGCTATATATCCTGTGTCTTCTACTTGGGAAGTAGATTTCCTCAGCTGTATAAAAAT TACCAAAGAAGATCAACTGAAGGCACCTCCTACCTGCTCTTTGCCTTGGCCATGATGGGGAACTGCACCTATGGGCTGAGCCTGGTCTTCAAGATGCCAGCTGCCAAACCCCTCCGAGCCCTCTACTTGTTACACCACCTTCCATGGCTCATTGGGAGCTTTGGAGTTTTGTTCTTAGACATTTTT